In one Lolium rigidum isolate FL_2022 chromosome 3, APGP_CSIRO_Lrig_0.1, whole genome shotgun sequence genomic region, the following are encoded:
- the LOC124702571 gene encoding serine carboxypeptidase-like 51, producing the protein MDKHGRPLLPLLSLLLCLALLRASSAASVTAGTPDGTERWGFVEVRPKAHLFWWYYKSPQRVSTPSKPWPTVLWLQGGPGASGVGLGNFMEVGPLDVNLKPRNSTWLQKADLIFVDNPVGVGYSYVEDDSLLVTTDWQAATDATTLLKALAKELPTLQQGSPLFLVAESYGGKYASTLGVSVARAIRAGDLKIKLAGVALGDSWVSPLDFTLSYAPLLLEVSRLDDNAGDAAKKKAETVKDQITAGQLADSQASWSDLLGFIDSKSGSVDVYNFMLDSGMDPVAAADLPATSSPSTSSNVQLMKYSTYLGGGLGADSNTLGGIMNGVIKEKLKIIPKDVQWHELSDPVYNALVNDFMKPRIDEVDELLSYGVDVTVYNGQLDVICSTRGAEAWVQKLKWDGLKNFLNLPRQPLYCGSSKLTKAFVRSYKNLHFYWILGAGHFVPADQPCIALSMIGSITQSPAS; encoded by the exons ATGGACAAGCACGGTCGacctcttcttcctctgctctccctcctcctctgcctcgcgcTGCTCCGCGCCAGCTCCGCCGCCTCGGTCACCGCCGGCACCCCCGACGGCACGGAGCGCTGGGGATTCGTCGAAGTCCGGCCAA AGGCTCACCTGTTCTGGTGGTACTACAAGAGCCCCCAGAGGGTTTCGACGCCGTCCAAGCCATGGCCGACTGTCCTCTGGCTTCAGGGAGGCCCG GGAGCGTCTGGTGTGGGTCTCGGCAATTTCATGGAGGTCGGGCCGCTGGACGTGAACCTGAAGCCCCGCAACTCCACGTGGTTGCAGAAGGCCGACCTCATCTTCGTG GACAACCCGGTGGGGGTCGGCTACAGCTACGTGGAGGACGACAGCCTGCTGGTGACGACGGACTGGCAGGCGGCCACCGACGCCACCACGCTCCTCAAGGCGCTCGCCAAGGAGCTGCCCACCCTGCAGCAGGGGAGCcccctcttcctcgtcgccgaGTCCTACGGCGGCAAGTACGCCTCCACGCTCGGCGTCTCCGTCGCGAGGGCTATCCGCGCCGGCGACCTCAAGATCAAGCTCGCCGGCGTTGCGCTCGGGGATAGCTGGGTCTCGCCTTTGGATTTCACG CTCTCCTACGCGCCGCTTCTCCTGGAGGTGTCGAGGCTGGACGACAACGCCGGCGACGCCGCCAAGAA GAAAGCGGAGACGGTGAAGGATCAGATCACGGCGGGGCAGCTCGCTGACTCGCAGGCGTCGTGGTCAGACCTATTGGGTTTCATCGACTCCAAAAGCGGCAGCGTG GACGTGTACAATTTCATGCTCGACTCCGGCATGGACCCGGTGGCGGCAGCCGACCTACCGGCGACCTCGTCGCCTTCAACGTCGAGCAACGTCCAGCTGATGAAGTACTCGACGTACCTCGGTGGCGGCCTGGGGGCCGACTCCAACACCCTCGGCGGCATCATGAACGGGGTCATCAAGGAGAAGCTCAAGATCATCCCCAAGGACGTCCA GTGGCATGAGCTGTCAGACCCCGTCTACAACGCGCTGGTCAACGACTTCATGAAGCCGAGGATCGACGAG GTTGACGAGCTGCTCTCGTACGGTGTGGATGTCACGGTGTACAATGGCCAG CTCGATGTGATCTGCTCAACGAGGGGCGCCGAAGCATGGGTCCAGAAGCTCAA ATGGGACGGGCTGAAGAATTTCCTGAACCTGCCGCGGCAGCCTCTCTACTGCGGATCATCCAAGCTCACCAAGGCCTTCGTCAGATCCTACAAGAATCTGCACTTCTACTGGATCCTTGGAGCTGGCCACTTC GTGCCTGCCGACCAGCCTTGCATTGCGCTGAGCATGATTGGCAGCATAACCCAGTCTCCAGCTAGTTAG